Proteins from a single region of Dehalococcoidia bacterium:
- a CDS encoding DUF2791 family P-loop domain-containing protein: MDKQQARHIIETLRAGVPSREVSSVLMEGQAGLLDKSGENLNRVAHGESATLIVCGEYGEGKTHLLSAIENNARDKGFAISRVVLSKETPFNRINKVYEAAAHAVTAKDLPRPGFEDILLRLHPSATVTEDIAEYAEKQLHPKISYVFRNYLKEGDVLKRAQLYDDLAGSPLTMGDLRAIHRGNFHEAMGMPRRFLIQQDTVDYFRFLAFLLRRVGYKGWVILIDEVELLSKLGIGSRAQAYVNLATLLAPNKRQPPLSGVYVVLALASPFVQETLSDQGRNDLVKVPEWLNDSRRNRADDVHLAEAAMRSIVDDSIHLEPLTEQNVQAILKRIEEYHRLGYTWDGTMDKGVVRSKAVANAFNSTRTTIRAALEYMDLLYQYKEPPDIVTRAPDTDSLKEDA; the protein is encoded by the coding sequence ATGGACAAGCAACAGGCGCGCCATATCATTGAGACCCTACGGGCAGGTGTCCCCTCTCGTGAAGTTAGCAGCGTGCTAATGGAGGGACAGGCCGGTCTGCTAGACAAGAGCGGGGAGAATCTGAATCGGGTGGCCCACGGTGAAAGCGCCACCTTGATAGTGTGCGGAGAGTATGGCGAGGGTAAGACGCATCTGCTTAGCGCCATTGAGAACAACGCACGGGATAAGGGCTTCGCAATCAGTAGGGTGGTTCTTAGCAAGGAGACCCCCTTCAACCGCATCAACAAGGTGTATGAGGCTGCCGCGCATGCGGTAACCGCAAAGGATCTGCCTCGCCCTGGGTTCGAAGACATTCTCCTCAGATTACACCCAAGTGCGACCGTCACGGAAGACATCGCTGAATATGCCGAGAAGCAGCTGCACCCCAAAATCTCCTACGTGTTTAGGAACTACTTGAAGGAAGGAGACGTCCTCAAGCGGGCCCAACTCTACGATGACCTGGCAGGCTCGCCACTTACCATGGGAGATCTCAGGGCAATACATCGGGGGAACTTCCACGAGGCTATGGGAATGCCCAGACGTTTCCTCATTCAGCAGGACACTGTTGACTACTTCCGGTTTTTGGCTTTCTTATTGCGACGTGTCGGATACAAGGGCTGGGTCATACTCATCGATGAGGTAGAGCTACTTAGCAAGTTGGGTATTGGCTCTAGGGCCCAAGCCTACGTGAACTTGGCGACTCTGCTAGCTCCAAATAAGCGCCAGCCGCCGTTGTCAGGCGTATACGTGGTTCTCGCTTTGGCAAGTCCCTTCGTACAAGAAACCCTCTCGGATCAGGGGCGCAATGATTTGGTCAAAGTGCCAGAGTGGCTGAACGACTCACGACGCAACCGTGCAGACGATGTCCACCTTGCGGAAGCGGCGATGCGGAGCATCGTGGATGACAGTATCCATCTTGAGCCCCTAACGGAACAGAACGTGCAGGCGATTCTGAAGCGAATTGAGGAGTACCACAGGCTCGGCTACACATGGGACGGAACTATGGACAAGGGGGTTGTCAGGTCCAAAGCTGTGGCAAACGCTTTCAATTCGACGCGTACGACGATTCGGGCAGCCCTGGAGTATATGGACCTACTCTATCAATATAAGGAGCCGCCGGACATTGTGACGCGGGCTCCTGATACGGATTCCTTGAAAGAAGATGCCTGA
- a CDS encoding DUF2791 family P-loop domain-containing protein: MGKLVIRQSDKDLLRLGCPPEELNVLDAVTVGQSAWEAFVVEQYLKPGGYIASGFSQMKFVIGRPGAGKTHLLRRLIGHARGLGYVAVFLPAPDIRIQNVDSVYAAIARQVDMEDLAHRFAHRAVEKLGYDLNQVPANSTFLSWVVHEHQRIDTLVKRDLEQVLGGLFKREHVDPNFSLAFTQLALGVLGVRHLSREDRDLLLGWLRGEKLRAAELHRIYLARSIDRYNARDMLHALADFVRQQGFTGLFIAIDQMEDMPLGRNSETGRTKYGNVALADAYQGLREMVDNLPSIPGMMLVLAGQRDFLELPRGIKSYDALWLRIQHEVVSSWFNRFGQLVDLDRAVASSLTPEDVRLLHERLIALGMETRPLDEARVRDVLGMSAGDGVYRRLLREMLADNEAGG; this comes from the coding sequence ATGGGGAAACTCGTTATCCGGCAGAGCGATAAAGATTTGCTTCGCCTGGGGTGCCCACCGGAAGAGCTAAATGTGTTGGACGCCGTAACCGTAGGGCAATCTGCATGGGAAGCTTTCGTTGTGGAACAATACCTGAAGCCTGGTGGCTACATTGCCAGTGGGTTCAGTCAAATGAAGTTTGTAATAGGCCGTCCAGGCGCTGGGAAAACCCACCTCCTTCGGCGACTCATAGGGCACGCACGCGGGCTTGGTTATGTTGCTGTGTTTCTCCCTGCTCCTGACATCCGTATCCAGAATGTCGATAGCGTCTATGCCGCCATTGCTCGGCAGGTTGACATGGAAGATCTGGCTCACCGCTTTGCCCACCGTGCGGTCGAGAAACTCGGATATGACTTAAACCAAGTCCCAGCAAACAGCACGTTCCTATCCTGGGTTGTCCATGAGCATCAGCGGATCGACACCCTGGTCAAACGCGACCTAGAGCAGGTGCTAGGCGGCCTCTTCAAGCGAGAGCACGTGGATCCGAACTTCTCTCTTGCTTTTACTCAGCTCGCCTTGGGTGTTCTGGGAGTACGACACCTCTCTCGTGAAGACCGCGACCTGCTGCTTGGGTGGCTTCGGGGGGAGAAACTGCGGGCCGCAGAGTTGCATCGTATTTATCTGGCCCGGAGTATCGATCGCTACAACGCTCGGGACATGCTCCACGCTCTGGCGGACTTTGTACGTCAGCAGGGCTTTACCGGTCTGTTCATCGCTATTGACCAGATGGAAGACATGCCTCTGGGTCGCAATTCCGAAACGGGACGCACCAAATATGGGAATGTTGCTCTTGCCGATGCGTATCAGGGCCTTCGGGAGATGGTGGACAACCTCCCGTCCATCCCTGGGATGATGCTAGTCCTGGCAGGGCAACGTGACTTCCTTGAGCTTCCACGTGGCATCAAGTCCTACGATGCTCTATGGCTACGCATACAACATGAGGTCGTATCATCATGGTTCAACCGATTCGGTCAGCTCGTGGACCTAGATCGAGCTGTAGCGAGCAGCCTCACTCCAGAAGACGTACGGCTTCTGCACGAGCGCCTAATTGCTCTTGGCATGGAAACTCGACCCCTTGATGAAGCGCGCGTCCGAGACGTTCTGGGAATGTCGGCTGGAGATGGGGTGTACCGGCGACTCCTCAGAGAGATGCTCGCCGATAACGAGGCAGGGGGGTAG